DNA from Castor canadensis chromosome 3, mCasCan1.hap1v2, whole genome shotgun sequence:
aaacaatatatgcacatgtgaataagtgaataaaaaaaagactaataaaattttaatggcatatgaaaaaaattttgttaGACTTAAAAATCTTATTGCACTATCACTTTTCAGGaaagtaaaataatgtaaaaacatTTAAGGTTCATAGTTGTAATAAGAACACTTCTAATGTCAAACATGATAGAATTTTCATTCTGGTACTAATGAAGATTGCAATGGGCTAAACACATCCAGTATATAAAACCTATGACTTATAATAACAATGAAACAACAATAGCCACAGATAAGTGGTAATCCCTAACTCTGAAATTTAATAAATGGAAACACTCAAGTATTTATCTTTCCTTTCCTGTATGAGCTACATTTTAGGGTAACCAAATAATTGataaatgaaaattctttttcaaaataagtcCATATGAATGGAATAATGGTTACTAGAGACTGAGAAGGACAGGGAAGAGGGAGGacaaaaagaaattatgtaaGGGTTACCAAAACACAAAGAGAAGGAATCAGTTCTGGTTTTCTGTCACAATACAGTAACTGTTGGTTATGATGGTCTatgttatatttcaaaataactggaaGAGTTCTAATGGTACCAACACACAGAAATGATGAGTGTTTAAGATGAAAGTGCCTTTCACCCATAATTTCAGActaaatattttcacattatcATATTGTATCTCATAAAGACATACATTGCCTCAATAATAATTCCACTTAAATACTAAAGGAATGAAAGTTGCCATTTTGCATTGTCTAAAAAGATAATAGAACTAAGAAACAATTATGAATGTATGCTAAGAGCTATAGATGAAAAATTAACGGACAACCTTATTTTGGAGGGACTCATGTTACTTGAACATGAACATGCGAATCAATCACAATACAAGTGAGAAAACTACATGAAATGTTCATCATTAAGCAATGAAATACTCTTGgcttaaaaacaagcaaatgaacaacaatgacaacaaaaaacctGTATGGACTTAATGTAGCCTAAGATCTACcagtttacagaaaaattgaataTAGATGATTGAAATTAACAATGAAAAACATGAAATCTGTAACACTGGATGCTCAAAAGGACCAGTAAATCAATGgcatgaaataaaagaaagttaagaaaCACTCAACCAAGGGCAGTATGGACCTGATTCAAAATCTGTTTTGAATGTCAAATAGACATCTTAGAGACAATTAGGGACATGCTGAATATTGACTTGGTTATTAGACAATATtgagaaatattaattttatttgctaTAATAAAGGCATACTGGTAATATATTATCAAACAGAAAAAAGTCAATATTGTCAGTTAAACATGATTATTTAGAAGTAAAATGCCACtagtttactttaaaatatttcagtttacAAAAAATAAGGGGAAATTTACTAAAAGTGGCAAAGCATATCTTTAGTAAACCTACCATATTCATGgattattacatgtggttttgaccacatacataaaattaaataaaaaaatcaaaagaagttttaaaaacaaaaattttaaatgcctgCATTTACACAGTTGAGTTGATGTGGAGTTCTCCATCCATCTacattgtcagttgtgtttagttcattgtgtgatctgctgagtgcttCCCTGCccataattttgtgaaaatatgcctccccaaaagctAATGGCAACCCAAAAGCAAGGTGAAAGTTACTGTTCTTagttgaagtgataaagtgaaaattttacatTTGCTGAAAGGTAACATGTCTTTAATGGAAGTTGGGTGGCGGAAAAATGGATCAAGCATTTGCAGCATTCCAAATAAAGATCTagtttttggtgagcagtattaaTCTATACAACAGTAAGTTTTGTGACAGTAATGAAGCCCACTCCATGCGGTTTCAACTTATGGATGTTCAGACCTACTGTGTGTACCATATTACaggtaaatttgagtaatttcAGAGCAGTGAACTCTATGGCTTTTCCTTAATGGAAGTGTTCTTGGAATCATATACCCATGAAAGGATCTACTGTAATTGTTGAAAATAATTGATGGGCAAATTCATTATATTATTCTCACTACTTTTGTGTAATACATGactagcaataaaataaaaacagataagcAGTAAGAGATAGGAAAACAGGCGAGGAGTCAAAGGGAGAACAGAGGCAGTTAATACAGTAAGTACAGAGTGAAGCATGAGAATACACTAACCCATTAAAGTAGAATTGGGTTcaaaaaaacagagacagaatGTTAAGAGATTACAGGAACTAAGAATAGGATAGATGGGGTAGAAGATAAAGGGTTGAAGGAGGTAAAACATTTAAACAAGATGCCTAGATAAACACATCCTATCTGGAGCACAAATGCTTGGAACTAGAATCATCAATAATATTTCTCTTTAGTTTACTAACTCTTAGCACCCTGATAGGGGCTAAGATTATGACTTCCTTCTCATGGCCATTACAGCAAGCATTATATTCACCACTGTCTACCATAACATCTTGTATTAAAAAACTAATTGTTACAATTTAAGACACTTAACATGTCTTTAAtctaattttataaatacaaaagttttttttttttaatttattttgtgctATCCTAGGATACAGAGAAGGCAAAGCAAGGAGGACCTGCCTTGTCACATTCAATAGAGCAACTGCAGAAGCAATTTGTTACAAGCAGATGGATAGTTGAACACTAAAAAAGATGATAAACTAGAAAGGAATTAGATATTGAAATCAATTTCTTTAAGACTTACCATGAAAGTTCAGTTTCACGCAAACAATTGTATttgaagtcagaaaaaaaaaaatgctgtactAAGACGTGTGCCCGTGGAAACAGAACTTTACACATGCTATAGCCTTTACAGTCACCATTCACTTGATTGGTCCAAATATTTATAGTTCATTGTTATGACTGCCAAAACTGGCAACCACAAGGATTGTTGTCTCAATTAGGACAGTAAACagattgtctcttttttttaatgaaaaaatctaaaatgtaatACTTCACAGTTTAACATGTTTATTCATCTAAACGAGCTAAAAAATAATGGTGCGACATCTGTTCGAGAAGCACTGGTACCTCAAATTTTGGCTGCCTCTCCACCAATTTggttgtagtttttaaaaaaatgaaaaataggaggGGGTACTGTCATCAAAAAATCTTCTGGCAtgtaaaaatatcttatttttcttgaaataagGATCTTGTATCTGTTGCTACAGATAAAAAAATTGTGCAACAAGGAGGTATTATGTGAAATAGGGCTGCAGTTCAATTGTTTTAAATGAATTACTGATCCACTATGGCTATTTCCATAGTGTATAGTTTCCTACATGACTCTCCATGTTCCCTCTTTACTTACCCATACAGTTAAAATCTGAGCAAAATGTTAAGAATGTATCTGCATGTACTGAATTCATCTGCTACAATTTTTTAGTGGGGGTTGTACCGATGCTAGACATGGTGTCGGGTGGAACAAAGTCTAGCAAACACCATTTACCCAGGCGGCACTGGAGCAATTCTAATAGAAGGCAGTGCTGCTTGTGGGAGAAGTAGgaatttcctcagagaagccTCGGTAAGTGTAAAGAAGTCTAATCGTTGTAAAAGAGAGAATATAGAACTATCATAGATTGTCTCTAGGTAAACAATCTTATGCTATGgatgaaatatattaaaaaggagTAAGTTTAATTTCTAAAAGTTAATTTATGGAGCTTATCTGAAGTATAATTCACTCCATTGAATTACCATTCACTATATACTTGCagaacctggaaaacagaatgctttagctatttatataaaaattataggaaaaattTAGTTTTCCTTTGGGGTAATGATGTATTCAAACTCTGAGTATGGGTTTTTACTAAATTTTCATAATTGACTTCCTAGAAAAAGCAGTGTTTCTaagtatacataatatataagtatatacatatacatatacatataaaaaatcCCCAAACATCCAATAACTATTAAATGCTAAATGCTAAGAGGTGATCGATATTGTGATGTTTAGGACTTACTTATTAAATTCAAACAATTTTTAATCATCTACTATGCACAAAAATTTGTGCCGGACTCTGAGAGGACTAAAATacagtaatttaaattttaacatgaattttAAACTTATGTGCAAATTACTACATTAGTAGAATGATGAAAGTAAGTAAGAGCAGTGTCATGATTTTTCAATTGTTGATTGGAATGAGAGTATTTCCTTTGCCTTCATgaaaaattgaaaagagaaaCACTTGATGTATTTTGCACCCTTGAAACAATCACCAAACCTAAGTATGTACTGAAGTTaagtttcttatttgtttgaaaagaaatattatatgaaattatatttttgcaATAGCTCCTCTCCaataaatttattcattctttagtCTAAACTTACAAAATAAGAACAAGGAACCCTTTATTCATAGTATTTCATAGGTTATATTTTAAGTCTCTTGCATTAGTTGGAAATTGATTCTGCAGAATATGTTAGCAAACAGATTTTAACATTCTGAAAAGTCActataattttttccatttttgccttCTGAATTACTCTCAACAGTAAATTATTATAGGGGAAAGAGCCATATCAAAACTTGGTGTCTGATGCCAGTCTCAGATTTATGCCAACACCACTCACTATTCAGAAGTGTAATCCCCTGAACCTGCAGGAAGGTATCACCTTTCTATCTTCAAAGATTCAAACCAGGCTTTCAATCTGTGATTTCTCTTCAAGGGATTGGCTGCTTCCCAGTTAATGTGAATTGGTGAAATTTGCATTTCATGAAAACAGTATTGTGTAAACATATATTGTCTCACTTTACCTGCTATTTACTGAAAAGCTTTTAGCCTTCGGACTTAATGGTTTTCTGGGACCATCATACATCAATCAGCTATACATGTGGTCTCAAGATATCAATAAAAACTAGACAGTGAAACTTACCTATAATTGTGCTAAATTTAGACTATTATTAGTACCAGAAACAATGTTTTTCcccaaaagaatacttcatgagTATAGCAAAATGGTAAAGTTTATCtcaaaaatgacaaattttcaaacatttccaAAGGTATAGTAATCTATTCAAAATACTGTGCACTTTGTCAATATCCTACTTGGATAGGCATCTAATAAACAATTATTACTTATCCTTTCATTTAAATTACCACTGAAAATCAGAAATAATCTTTATTTAATATAGCTGTTTTTAACACCATATGGGAtggaaataagtaaatgaaaattgttCGTAAATGTGATGGAAGTGGAGGAAGGCAGTATTTCGTGACATGTGGCATGTCACTCAGGAAAGTAAAAGGCCCATCATCTCCAAAATGCCAGCTTGGATATTCCCTTGCCTCCCACTTTGCGAACAGACATACCACATGGCATAAAATGCTGCAACCTTTCCTAAAAATGCCACTTGGATTGGTCCACTGTGGTGAGTATATAAGAactcttgttctgttttttgagtTTGTGAGTTCAAGAGGAAGAATCTAGCAAATAACACTGGCTAAATTTTGCCCTCAGATGTTTGGCATAAATAATCTGTGAGGATATTGGAACCTTTGGCTATTTCCacactgatgaaataaattatGCAACTTTAAATAATTCTACAGAACATAACATTATACTGTCATATTAAACTTTTTTGCAAAAGTACCAAAGAATATCTGCTCTTTTAGAAACTATGCTTATAAAGCCATATATGCTCCCAGGGTATTTATCAACGTTTTTATCTTTTGGCAAATACAGAGATAATTTTAatagtgtatttattttttataaacccAATGTATTCACTATAAAAATTTTGTGCACATATTTCAAACTATCAATTTTTCAAGGCATTTTTATTTAAGGTAGTAAGTACAATTCTTCTGTGGATAGGTATTTTCCAGTTTTGTGAGCTTTATGGATTCACatgttttaaaacatacaaaattatgATTGCCAATAAGATTTGCTTATACTAGTCACTATGCTCTGAGAAATGCAAAATACACTGAAAACGTAATCAGAGGAGCACACAGGAGAGTAATATGAGGTATACATTTTctcctgttatttatttttcactagaGTTCTAATTAACTCTCAAGAGACAAAATGTAATTTTGTAAAACAACTTTGTATTGTTCCAATTTAGAAGACAACCCAAGAAAATGATTCTGAGTAGGTAGGACTTCTGCTAATTCTGGGGTGTGAAAAATACTGCACAATTAAATAACAGATTGTTACATACTTCCCTAATAAAAGGGGCAAACTGATACTGCAGGCAGCCAGAACAACATAATTAAAATAGAATTCCAAGTTTATATTAATAGAGTAATAAGTTAATTAAAATTGAGATCAACTGAACTTTCTATTTACACCAGTTCAAGCAGCCCAAGAGGAAAAGAATTCTATTTTAAAGACATATGTGACTCTTTGAGCTTCTGTCATCCAGGTGCCATTTCTGATGGAGCACATGTGCACTGAACAGTTggcaaggaaggaaaaagattACTGTAGATATATGTGCAGATAGTCTCTCTAATGATATAAACtatgtctggaaagaaagggacttctttataaaataaaaatttcccatgACTTTTTGTTCCTTCTTAAGTCTCTGAATGTGATTTGAGTATTGtttctgaaaatgagaaaatatacttttatttttgataggCATAGAACAAAAACACACTTAGTATTTGTAACTGTTGGAGTTATACACATAAGTTGGATAagacttttgaaaaattaatgatCTGTTaaccaatttttttctaaatgtgccATAGACAGGGTGTTTGTCAAAGCAGATATATTTATAAAAGTGGTCAGTAGCTTATATTACACTACACTGGTAGGTAAGGTTCTTTCCTTGATATCTTATGTAattatttgaaaagatatttctGAAAACTAGAGTCCCAGAAgaaaatattctagatgctctAGTTTCAGTTCTCCAGAAAATATTCGTCCCAAAAGGtgcttttataaatttcattttcacaTATTGATTGCTGTTCATCTAATCTTCATCAGGGTCCAGATCATGGTCAACATCCGGGGACAGTCTGAGataaaagaaagcatagaaaGCCAGTAGGAGGGCCAATATAGCTGCAAGTACAAGGCCAACTTCCTGTGAAAGAAAAACAGTAGACTTGAAATTGATGAAGAGAGAAGAGTTAATGTGATCTGCATCATTAGATAAAATAGCTATTactttatgaataaaaataattcatagaattatgaatGAATAATTTGTACCTAATTGCATTTAACATTTTTGTCAATAAGTAAACTCTGCACATGACAACACTTATTCTAATATGAAGTACATTAGTGGGtgagtcatttttattattacttttagttAGGTAAGTTTTTtctaatagtaaaattaaaatttattattatactaGATTTTTATAGTTTGGATATCAAAATGCTGGAATCTGGTAATGTAGTTTTGCTTACACAGTTTTGTCTGTTCTCTACTTGAGCATTCTAACTTTACTTGACATTTCAATAATACATTTGTTATTAGTGATAGCATTTGCACAAAGATTTTTCAGATATTTATCATTCCATTCCTATTGAGAACAAATAGCTTTTATAATTGGCTTCTAGATTATGTATCTGTATTATATCCTTATTAAATATTACTTTGTTCAAACTCTAATGTTTAAATTCTAAATCCTATAGCATATATACTGGGGCAACAAAACTTAGTGCTCAGGTCATAAAGCATGTTACAGTACAGTTTATCACCACTATAAAGGATGGTACTATATATTTCATTTGGtaatcaaaattattaaaatagtgaCCAAAATTTACTACATATATTATGATTAAAATCATGCTATTCTTCAaaaaatatatgtgcatgtgagtgtgcaccataacagaactttttcaatatTAACCTGTCATTTGGCTAAATagataaaaaacaagaaagcatgcAAATTCAGTATCCTAAAGGACCTAATATTCTCTTTTGATACTGACTTGTGGATCAGACCCCTTACCTGTTATTATGTTATGGGGATACAATTCACTTATATTTGTGCAAATACTTATTATATTTcataagaaagcaaaataaataattcaacatACACCACCAAATAAGGTttaaaaacatcacaatgaaTTCAATTTATAATCAGCATGGAATTTTACCTGAATGTTGAAATTACAGAGATAGTTTACACAGATTTTTAGCTTCAAAACTAAATTTATCTAGATACCCAAactatgaaaatatgaataaaatacctGGGGTTGAAAAGCTCAGTGTCAACATTTTTTGTAAGACTTGATTTTTAAGATCTAATATATCAATATAATGTCAAGTGAAAGTGAATTTTTCTTTGTTACAGTTGGAACACTTTGGCATCTCAAAAGGGCATGGCAGCATCAGAcaggtttcatttattttcttatatccaCAGCTGTGCTCTCAGACCCATCTGGTTACACAGCTACTAATTTTAAGAGGATGTAATAAACAAGTGACATACAACTGCAAACTCCATCTGTTCTATATGGTGGACAAGAAAACTGATCAACAGCAGTCACCATTCACCTAAGCTTAGtgcaaaataaagtttttattcttGATTGGAGGCCATGCTTCTCTGTTACTGATGATCACTTTAACTACTCATTTAAAATGAGGAGCTCCTCATTGTCCTTAAGCAACACTGTATGTCTTCACTGTACGCTTCTATAATATCCAGAGGCCTGAAATAGAATTTTAAGGGTAGAAAGCAGAGAATGTTTATAGAATACAATTTCAGAGGGTTCATTAATTCAATTATGTCTGGTCAATATATGCCATGAGGATGGCTTAAGAAGCATTAGATGGAGAGGTATAacattaattttcttcaaaatgtccCTTCTTTATTGGGAAAACAAGCACTGTAGAGGCTGATTGCTTAAGGTTTCAAACAAtgacaaaatttgaaaataacacTTTCAGGATGCTGGTGACAACTGACCATAACTTAGAGACCCTGTAAGCATTTATGACTCTCCTGTCTCTTGGCTATTTCTAGCTTTAagctagaaataaataaatggaacaaaCAACATTTCAAGCTTTTCATCCCAAGGGGTTGTTGTCAGGATCTAGTTAACACTAAGtgttttatttatgtaatatagaactaaattttttatgtatatttttaaattttagttattcctctcaaataaatctttaaaaacaaattaattcttAACAAATGTatatccttttccttttaaatggcaggaaacacaggtattttcATTCTAAAAAACTTGTTGATGCTATAATTCCtaaaaatcaatgttttaaaTGAACAACAACCAAATAGCAAACTTAGCTGGGGACTTATTTTTAGGTAGCATTCACTGCATTACTATATCACAAATTAGAACAGTTTACTTATACttctaaggaaaaagaaacagaaatagctTCTCAATTACAAATTCATCctatattttaatacaaatagATTTGTATGCTAAATCATTAACTGTTCTGACAAGTTTCTATTACtaaacataaatttatattttaaaaaagcactaGAAACCTTTGAGGGTAAAGGCCCTATTGTATAATTCTTGGTTTCTCAATCAGTACTATTGATTTTGTATGGTAATTAAACTGGAAGTGATTTCTTGCCTAAGTTCTTCCACGACAATCAAGTCTTATCTTTCTTTCTATAGGTTCTACAATATTGTAATACTTATAGtgatttctaaataaataatggaTTAATATTTATGTGATCTTTACAGAGTGTTAAAATTATgtaatgctttaaattttttataacacTAACATCCATAATACTATCTTCACAGAAAATGTGAGAATGTTTTGTAATACATAATGTAGCCACACAATGCAGAAATAGTTGAAGAGAAGGCCAGTGACAAACATTTGAAGGAAGTATTATTTATATGAACTAGAAACGGCTAACTCTAACAAACATCTTCTCGACCTGGTAACTACTTGTAAGTGAGTTCGATCTGCCGAGTTCAAGGCTCAGTGTTTCCACTATGTTATTTGTCTCTCCTGACAACATCATGAGGTAAATGGcataatttccattttacaaatgtgtCTGCTTAGACTTAGCTATATCATGGTAACAATAAAGGCTGAAAATGGTATGATACTAAGCCTTCTCATCACATGCTCAGTGTTGCTTTTCTCTTCCATGCACCTGTTTATATTTTCCATAGATGTAAATTTTTCAAAGAGCAAAACTATGATTCATTCAACAGAATAAGTAGTAAAGTGATAAAATAATACTGTGTTGTGGTCATTCTGTATCACCTAGGTAAGAGTCAAACGTGTTTGATGTTCATTAGTCCTTAGTTGCTTCTCTGACATTATCAATATGGATAAAAATCACTCACTAGGGAAATTAAAGAGCATTAAATGGCAATTGCTGAAAGAAACTTCGTTATTTAAAATCCTATGCCAAAATGACAAGGCAATCAAAGTTTGACAGGGCAAACTAATTAGTGTACCAGATTTGAAATGTAAAACACCTTGGTGGTTCTGACTCTGAAAAGTTTCCTATCATCTTAATGTGCTCTTAACATAAATTTTCAAGCAAAGCAAACAATGTTTAAGTTAAAGTCTTTGTCTCCCACAGGTTTACTAAGCAAAATGACATACTAGCTTATTGTATAGAGTTGTGTTCTGATATCAGTTAGAAACTCTTCTGTACATATCTTAAATTGTAGATGAaatctgagaaaaaaattttcataaaaagataaactatacatTGGTTTATAAAAAGACAGCAGCTAATTGTACTGCAAGGTAGATTTTTATATCATACTGGGATACAgttatttccttaaaataaaaatgataacatcAAATGAAATAAGAGATGTGTATGTAAAGgtgatatgaaaataaatgaatggctGCACTACCACTCAAATCTTAACATGTTAAGTGTTCATTTAATTGTACCAAAAGTGAGTTTGTTACCCCAATATttctctcaaaaagaaaccaaaaaacctcacTGTATTGCAAAAGATAAAAGTAAGTTATATATTGCTTAGGAGGACAATGATAAAAATGCTTTCACTATAAAAGGCAATCACCAAGTAAAATAAAGTAAACCCATAGGATTGCTTTTACAAAAGTCAGGTAACTGAAATATGttttaaagatgaatgaaattagaaaaacatCTTCAAAAGATTAATCTTTCACacagaaagataatttttttcattgaaaactGACATACAGCACTGAGGAGATTGTGTTGTGAAAACATACCACATCACACAGCAATGCTTGATCAAAATCAGCAATCAGAAGCTAAAAGAAGGCAGTGTTTCATGATCATAATAGCAAATTCTGGAATACAACCAAATACATCATCTGGCAGTCAACAGCTGTTACAGCTTGGTAGTAATACCTTGGCATTTGCTATGAGCTATAACTTAGAAAAATTGATTTTTCATCTGCCAGATAAAACCCAAAATCTCTTTTTAAcagtttaatatttaaattaaaaaaaaaatatatatatattagccttttttattttacacCTTTGGTAATAGGGCTGCCAAATTAGTTTTTCTGCTTAGTTTACTTCAATTCTAAATATTTGGCAAAAAGTGACCTGGGAAATAATGTAAATGTAATTTTGTTAAACTTTATTGTGCGAGCACATTGAATTAATGTTCGTTAGCATCATTCTCAGTTGCACTTATCCCTCTTAAGCAGATaaacactgttttttttaaaggacaagtttgaaaatgtcattagaatttcATCACAGAGAGTACTAGCAACAATAACAAGATAGAGAGTAAAACTACATGTATTAATAGTAAATAGAGATGATGTCAACTATAATTTAAACTAGGAAGTGaaatttattgaaaatgaaagaattttttattaAGGCCACATATATATCACTGAAAAGCTTGAACAATATCCAGTagctaagaaagaaaattacaagtTTAAGTGTAACTTGCTTTCTTAAGtaacattgtattttattttaaggacCCTCAAAATCTCAAGATAGGGAAGAAGTTTTCAATTGAGTAAATTCTTTACAAAAACTTTCAATTTTGGCATTctatttaaatttagaaatgtcATGAAGCATTACAATTCAATACTTATGCAACCcagttttagaaaatgaaatggcATATACATATCGACTTATAAAGTTATCAAATAGACGTCTACCTTTATGCCTATTGCTGCTTTCCttgcttctgcttttaatttgGTTGCTCGTAAAataggtttggtttttttataaTCCTGTTTACCTAAAAAGAAATAGTTTCAGACAATGAGTTATATATAATTCAAGCTTAACAGTCATCTATGCAATGTCAAAGAATGTTTAAATAGAATAATACAGGAATACAAAGTTGCAAAGTAGTTCCCAGTTGTGATTACTATAAACCTGACTTACTTTTCAGCAAGAAGATTCTCACAGACATGTTTGATTTGATATGCAATGAATGTCAAAACaagattataaattttttttagagAATGAGAAATTTAATGCATGGAGAGTAAAGCTTTTAGAAGCATTTGGAAATAAAGGcataaataaatgagtatatATAAGATCCTACCAATAGGTAAATAAGTTAACTTTGCCTTAAAAATTACACAGTAAGAGCTCACCAAAAA
Protein-coding regions in this window:
- the Triqk gene encoding triple QxxK/R motif-containing protein isoform X1; the encoded protein is MQAFWRSKMGRKDASTIKLPVDQYRKQIGKQDYKKTKPILRATKLKAEARKAAIGIKEVGLVLAAILALLLAFYAFFYLRLSPDVDHDLDPDED
- the Triqk gene encoding triple QxxK/R motif-containing protein isoform X2, giving the protein MAFWRSKMGRKDASTIKLPVDQYRKQIGKQDYKKTKPILRATKLKAEARKAAIGIKEVGLVLAAILALLLAFYAFFYLRLSPDVDHDLDPDED
- the Triqk gene encoding triple QxxK/R motif-containing protein isoform X3, translated to MGRKDASTIKLPVDQYRKQIGKQDYKKTKPILRATKLKAEARKAAIGIKEVGLVLAAILALLLAFYAFFYLRLSPDVDHDLDPDED